The following coding sequences lie in one Rutidosis leptorrhynchoides isolate AG116_Rl617_1_P2 chromosome 4, CSIRO_AGI_Rlap_v1, whole genome shotgun sequence genomic window:
- the LOC139839902 gene encoding short-chain dehydrogenase TIC 32, chloroplastic-like isoform X2, which produces MMLQLRWLVLSRDICEQRVHAIVDDAGRVNKKNMWLFGRPGPSGFSQYSTAEQVTNGIDASGLTAIVTGGSSGIGRETARVLALRGAHVVMGVRNLAAGKQVQEEIVKEIPTAKVDAMELDLNSMASVRKFASDFNSTGQSLNLLINNAGIMMTPFLLSKDNIELQFATNHLGHFLLTHLLLDNMKKTASKSKKEGRIVNLSSEAHRITYPEGIRFDKINVEKEYSKYQAYGQSKLANILHANELTRHFKEEGVEITANSLHPGVIQTNLFRHIFTPPTFAEGFVKKLSSCFMKNVEQGAATTCYVALHPQVKGVSGAYFSDSNLAKTTEQAKDMDLAKRLWDFSMNLIK; this is translated from the exons ATGATGCTTCAGTTGAGATGGTTGGTTCTGAGTCGTGATATTTGTGAGCAAAGGGTACACGCCATTGTGGATGATGCGGGTAGAgt AAATAAGAAGAATATGTGGCTGTTTGGAAGACCAGGACCATCTGGATTCTCACAATATTCAACCGCTGAACAGGTTACCAATGGAATTGATGCATCTGGTCTCACCGCCATTGTTACAG GAGGATCAAGCGGCATTGGTCGTGAAACAGCGCGAGTACTTGCCCTGCGTGGGGCCCATGTCGTTATGGGTGTCAGAAATTTGGCTGCTGGCAAACAGGTTCAAGAAGAAATAGTGAAAGAAATTCCAACAGCCAAAGTTGATGCAATGGAGTTAGATCTCAATTCCATGGCATCCGTTAGGAAATTCGCGTCCGACTTCAATTCAACTGGTCAATCATTAAACTTGTTAAT AAACAATGCAGGTATAATGATGACTCCATTCTTGCTTTCTAAAGATAACATAGAACTACAGTTTGCCACCAACCATTTAG GTCACTTTCTTCTTACCCATCTGTTGCTCGAtaatatgaagaaaacagcaagtAAAAGTAAGAAAGAGGGAAGAATTGTGAATTTATCATCAGAGGCCCATAGGATTACTTATCCTGAAGGAATTCGTTTCGATAAAATTAATGTTGAAAAAGA GTACAGTAAATATCAAGCGTATGGTCAATCAAAGCTAGCGAACATTCTTCATGCTAATGAGCTCACCAGACATTTTAAG GAGGAGGGAGTTGAAATAACTGCAAATTCTCTTCATCCAGGAGTAATTCAAACAAATTTGTTCCGCCACATTTTTACTCCTCCCACCTTTGCTGAAG GCTTTGTTAAGAAACTCAGCAGTTGTTTCATGAAAAATGTTGAACAG GGGGCCGCAACGACATGCTATGTAGCACTGCACCCACAAGTGAAAGGGGTAAGTGGTGCATATTTTTCAGATAGCAACTTAGCGAAAACAACAGAGCAGGCTAAAGACATGGATTTGGCTAAGCGATTATGGGATTTTAGCATGAATTTAATTAAGTAA
- the LOC139839902 gene encoding short-chain dehydrogenase TIC 32, chloroplastic-like isoform X1, producing the protein MYGTIFHLIFYCKLSLGTVQFGAIVPRQVLNKKNMWLFGRPGPSGFSQYSTAEQVTNGIDASGLTAIVTGGSSGIGRETARVLALRGAHVVMGVRNLAAGKQVQEEIVKEIPTAKVDAMELDLNSMASVRKFASDFNSTGQSLNLLINNAGIMMTPFLLSKDNIELQFATNHLGHFLLTHLLLDNMKKTASKSKKEGRIVNLSSEAHRITYPEGIRFDKINVEKEYSKYQAYGQSKLANILHANELTRHFKEEGVEITANSLHPGVIQTNLFRHIFTPPTFAEGFVKKLSSCFMKNVEQGAATTCYVALHPQVKGVSGAYFSDSNLAKTTEQAKDMDLAKRLWDFSMNLIK; encoded by the exons ATGTATGGTACGATCTTCCATCTTATTTTCTATTGCAAACTGAGTCTTGGGACGGTCCAGTTTGGTGCGATTGTACCACGTCAAGTCCT AAATAAGAAGAATATGTGGCTGTTTGGAAGACCAGGACCATCTGGATTCTCACAATATTCAACCGCTGAACAGGTTACCAATGGAATTGATGCATCTGGTCTCACCGCCATTGTTACAG GAGGATCAAGCGGCATTGGTCGTGAAACAGCGCGAGTACTTGCCCTGCGTGGGGCCCATGTCGTTATGGGTGTCAGAAATTTGGCTGCTGGCAAACAGGTTCAAGAAGAAATAGTGAAAGAAATTCCAACAGCCAAAGTTGATGCAATGGAGTTAGATCTCAATTCCATGGCATCCGTTAGGAAATTCGCGTCCGACTTCAATTCAACTGGTCAATCATTAAACTTGTTAAT AAACAATGCAGGTATAATGATGACTCCATTCTTGCTTTCTAAAGATAACATAGAACTACAGTTTGCCACCAACCATTTAG GTCACTTTCTTCTTACCCATCTGTTGCTCGAtaatatgaagaaaacagcaagtAAAAGTAAGAAAGAGGGAAGAATTGTGAATTTATCATCAGAGGCCCATAGGATTACTTATCCTGAAGGAATTCGTTTCGATAAAATTAATGTTGAAAAAGA GTACAGTAAATATCAAGCGTATGGTCAATCAAAGCTAGCGAACATTCTTCATGCTAATGAGCTCACCAGACATTTTAAG GAGGAGGGAGTTGAAATAACTGCAAATTCTCTTCATCCAGGAGTAATTCAAACAAATTTGTTCCGCCACATTTTTACTCCTCCCACCTTTGCTGAAG GCTTTGTTAAGAAACTCAGCAGTTGTTTCATGAAAAATGTTGAACAG GGGGCCGCAACGACATGCTATGTAGCACTGCACCCACAAGTGAAAGGGGTAAGTGGTGCATATTTTTCAGATAGCAACTTAGCGAAAACAACAGAGCAGGCTAAAGACATGGATTTGGCTAAGCGATTATGGGATTTTAGCATGAATTTAATTAAGTAA
- the LOC139839902 gene encoding short-chain dehydrogenase TIC 32, chloroplastic-like isoform X3, with protein sequence MWLFGRPGPSGFSQYSTAEQVTNGIDASGLTAIVTGGSSGIGRETARVLALRGAHVVMGVRNLAAGKQVQEEIVKEIPTAKVDAMELDLNSMASVRKFASDFNSTGQSLNLLINNAGIMMTPFLLSKDNIELQFATNHLGHFLLTHLLLDNMKKTASKSKKEGRIVNLSSEAHRITYPEGIRFDKINVEKEYSKYQAYGQSKLANILHANELTRHFKEEGVEITANSLHPGVIQTNLFRHIFTPPTFAEGFVKKLSSCFMKNVEQGAATTCYVALHPQVKGVSGAYFSDSNLAKTTEQAKDMDLAKRLWDFSMNLIK encoded by the exons ATGTGGCTGTTTGGAAGACCAGGACCATCTGGATTCTCACAATATTCAACCGCTGAACAGGTTACCAATGGAATTGATGCATCTGGTCTCACCGCCATTGTTACAG GAGGATCAAGCGGCATTGGTCGTGAAACAGCGCGAGTACTTGCCCTGCGTGGGGCCCATGTCGTTATGGGTGTCAGAAATTTGGCTGCTGGCAAACAGGTTCAAGAAGAAATAGTGAAAGAAATTCCAACAGCCAAAGTTGATGCAATGGAGTTAGATCTCAATTCCATGGCATCCGTTAGGAAATTCGCGTCCGACTTCAATTCAACTGGTCAATCATTAAACTTGTTAAT AAACAATGCAGGTATAATGATGACTCCATTCTTGCTTTCTAAAGATAACATAGAACTACAGTTTGCCACCAACCATTTAG GTCACTTTCTTCTTACCCATCTGTTGCTCGAtaatatgaagaaaacagcaagtAAAAGTAAGAAAGAGGGAAGAATTGTGAATTTATCATCAGAGGCCCATAGGATTACTTATCCTGAAGGAATTCGTTTCGATAAAATTAATGTTGAAAAAGA GTACAGTAAATATCAAGCGTATGGTCAATCAAAGCTAGCGAACATTCTTCATGCTAATGAGCTCACCAGACATTTTAAG GAGGAGGGAGTTGAAATAACTGCAAATTCTCTTCATCCAGGAGTAATTCAAACAAATTTGTTCCGCCACATTTTTACTCCTCCCACCTTTGCTGAAG GCTTTGTTAAGAAACTCAGCAGTTGTTTCATGAAAAATGTTGAACAG GGGGCCGCAACGACATGCTATGTAGCACTGCACCCACAAGTGAAAGGGGTAAGTGGTGCATATTTTTCAGATAGCAACTTAGCGAAAACAACAGAGCAGGCTAAAGACATGGATTTGGCTAAGCGATTATGGGATTTTAGCATGAATTTAATTAAGTAA